From one Gammaproteobacteria bacterium genomic stretch:
- the secF gene encoding protein translocase subunit SecF — protein sequence MEFFKTNTKIDFMGQRRKAAIFSVVICVLSFLILGVKGLNLGLDFTGGTQIEVSYPQAVDIGKIREELTNAGFPEATVQPYGSSHELLIRLGEQKNLDQKQLQSKIQTALVGGNVAQVEYIGPQVGKTLVTNGILAIIVSLLGTLVYVALRFELRFGFSAIVALIHDPIVTLGVFALTGLEFNLITLAAVLTIIGYSINDTIVVYDRVRENFRLMRKGTVLEIINRSINQTLSRTIMTSGLTLMVVTVLFFFGGEVLRGFSAALIVGVIIGTYSSIYVAGSLAVALGLERKHLMPPERTDELGDRP from the coding sequence ATGGAATTTTTTAAAACCAATACTAAAATCGATTTTATGGGGCAGCGAAGGAAAGCGGCCATTTTTTCGGTTGTAATCTGTGTACTATCCTTCCTGATACTTGGAGTAAAAGGGCTAAACTTAGGATTAGATTTTACTGGGGGTACTCAAATCGAAGTATCATATCCTCAAGCAGTTGACATTGGTAAAATTCGTGAGGAGTTAACAAACGCAGGATTTCCCGAAGCAACAGTACAACCTTATGGTTCTTCTCATGAACTTTTAATTCGATTGGGTGAACAAAAAAACCTAGATCAAAAACAATTGCAATCTAAAATACAAACAGCACTTGTAGGAGGTAATGTAGCTCAAGTGGAATACATCGGACCGCAAGTGGGAAAAACTTTGGTAACGAACGGAATTTTAGCCATTATCGTGTCATTGTTAGGAACCTTGGTATATGTAGCACTACGATTTGAGTTACGTTTCGGTTTTAGTGCGATTGTCGCACTTATTCACGATCCTATAGTTACGTTAGGCGTGTTTGCATTAACAGGTCTTGAATTTAATCTGATCACACTTGCCGCAGTATTGACTATTATTGGGTACTCTATCAACGATACCATCGTCGTGTACGATCGAGTGCGAGAAAATTTTCGATTGATGCGAAAGGGAACGGTGTTAGAAATTATTAATCGATCAATCAATCAAACTTTGTCGAGAACGATCATGACCTCCGGGCTCACATTAATGGTTGTTACAGTGCTATTCTTTTTCGGAGGAGAAGTACTGCGTGGTTTTTCAGCTGCTTTGATTGTCGGGGTTATTATCGGTACCTATTCATCTATTTATGTTGCCGGATCTTTGGCTGTCGCTTTGGGTCTTGAGCGCAAACATTTAATGCCACCCGAAAGAACGGATGAATTAGGCGACCGTCCTTGA
- a CDS encoding inositol monophosphatase has product MHPIINIAENAARSAGSIILKASERMDKVKVIEKGVQDFTTDIDQLVEQTIIQIIHTAYPNHKILAEESGESSQTNDESVWIIDPIDGTTNFIHGVPHYAVSIAYQYRGKIEHGVIYDPIRGELFSASRGRGAKLNNTRLRVSKCERLENALIGTGFPVKFADLQAPYLNLFDKIFLKTATIRRAGSAALDLAYVAAGRFDGFFEMKLSPWDFAAGILLIKESGGLVGDFEGSENYFSSGNIIAGNPKMFKALLQQINS; this is encoded by the coding sequence ATGCATCCAATTATCAATATCGCAGAAAATGCAGCTCGTAGTGCAGGCAGTATTATTCTTAAAGCATCCGAGCGAATGGATAAAGTAAAAGTCATTGAAAAAGGTGTTCAGGATTTTACGACGGACATTGATCAGCTAGTCGAACAAACCATCATACAAATTATCCACACAGCTTATCCAAATCACAAAATATTAGCCGAGGAAAGCGGTGAATCATCTCAAACTAATGATGAATCAGTGTGGATTATAGATCCAATCGATGGAACGACCAATTTTATTCACGGCGTCCCCCATTATGCTGTTTCCATCGCTTATCAATACCGTGGAAAAATAGAGCATGGCGTTATTTATGACCCGATAAGAGGCGAACTTTTTTCTGCAAGCCGTGGACGCGGTGCAAAACTAAATAATACACGTCTACGAGTGAGCAAATGCGAACGTTTAGAGAATGCTCTTATTGGCACTGGATTTCCTGTCAAATTTGCCGATCTACAAGCACCCTACTTAAATCTCTTTGATAAAATATTTCTCAAAACAGCTACTATTCGTCGCGCAGGTTCCGCTGCACTTGATCTCGCATACGTTGCTGCAGGAAGATTCGATGGCTTTTTTGAAATGAAATTGAGCCCATGGGATTTTGCTGCAGGAATTTTATTGATCAAAGAATCGGGTGGATTAGTAGGTGATTTTGAAGGCTCAGAAAATTATTTCTCTTCGGGAAATATTATCGCTGGAAATCCCAAAATGTTTAAAGCTTTGCTTCAGCAAATTAATAGCTAA